A region of Paenibacillus sp. JNUCC-31 DNA encodes the following proteins:
- a CDS encoding Rqc2 family fibronectin-binding protein, translating to MALDGIVTRAIVHELQGCKGGRISKIHQPNGHDVVLTLRAQRGNSKLLISASPTYPRVHFTEKTFVNPTEAPMFCMLLRKHCEGAIIEEIRQIGMERIIHIDVRQRDELGDVSVKRIIIELMGRHSNIVLVDPITGTILDGIHHVTPSISSYRVIMPGFSYTEPPEQHKSNPLEINSTEFENSYSASEEEASRWLVNSFSGLSPLIAGEITSRVPASDRADQAANKDDTRIEADALWNAFESVMGPVRDHNYTPVTGLNAKGKMIFSAVQLQSIQDAEKTYDTMSKCMEDYYGDKAERDTVKQRVSDLLRFLQNERSKNIKKLDNLNKDLLEADDADKFRLWGELLFASLHQVSKGDKSVELVNFYDEDQANITIQLDPLLTPSDNAQRYFKRYNKYKNSLAVIHEQLGKTKDEINYLDNLLQQLSIASMNDIEEIREELVQQGYLRDRNKKGKKKKKNDRPTVHQFTSSEGIELLVGKNNLQNEYVTNRLASSNDTWLHTKDIPGSHVVIRSTDFGEATLEEAAQLAAYFSQAKESSSVPVDYTLIRHVRKPSGAKPGFVIYDNQKTVFVTPNEELIKSLPSTIKNG from the coding sequence ATGGCATTGGACGGCATCGTAACACGAGCCATCGTACATGAACTGCAAGGCTGCAAGGGCGGACGCATTAGCAAAATTCATCAGCCTAACGGCCATGATGTGGTTCTGACCCTTCGGGCTCAGCGCGGGAATAGCAAATTACTTATCTCTGCCAGCCCAACGTATCCTCGTGTACACTTTACGGAGAAAACGTTTGTTAACCCAACGGAAGCTCCCATGTTCTGCATGTTGCTGCGGAAACACTGTGAAGGAGCAATCATTGAAGAGATTCGTCAAATTGGCATGGAGCGGATCATTCATATCGACGTACGTCAGCGCGACGAGTTGGGTGATGTTTCAGTCAAACGGATTATCATTGAATTGATGGGGCGTCACAGTAATATTGTTTTGGTCGATCCGATTACGGGGACCATCCTGGATGGTATTCACCACGTGACTCCGTCAATCAGTAGCTACCGGGTTATCATGCCAGGATTTTCGTACACAGAACCGCCAGAGCAACATAAAAGCAATCCGCTGGAAATAAACAGCACTGAATTTGAAAACAGCTACTCTGCTTCAGAAGAAGAGGCCTCACGCTGGCTCGTAAATTCATTCAGCGGTCTTAGTCCGCTGATCGCCGGAGAGATTACCTCTCGGGTACCTGCCAGTGACCGTGCCGATCAAGCTGCAAACAAGGATGATACTCGGATCGAAGCCGATGCGTTGTGGAATGCTTTTGAATCTGTGATGGGGCCAGTAAGAGACCACAACTACACCCCTGTGACCGGACTGAATGCCAAAGGCAAAATGATTTTCTCGGCTGTTCAGCTTCAGAGTATTCAGGACGCAGAGAAAACCTATGACACGATGAGCAAGTGTATGGAGGATTATTACGGAGACAAGGCCGAGCGGGATACTGTCAAGCAAAGAGTAAGCGATCTGCTGCGTTTCCTGCAAAATGAGCGTAGCAAAAACATTAAAAAGCTGGACAACCTGAACAAGGATTTGCTCGAAGCCGACGATGCGGACAAATTCAGATTATGGGGTGAGCTGTTATTCGCATCCCTGCACCAAGTCAGCAAAGGGGACAAAAGTGTTGAGCTGGTAAACTTCTATGATGAAGATCAAGCCAACATTACCATTCAGCTCGACCCATTGCTTACACCATCTGACAATGCACAGCGTTATTTCAAAAGATATAACAAATATAAGAACAGCCTGGCTGTCATTCATGAGCAACTCGGGAAAACGAAAGACGAGATCAACTATCTCGACAATCTGCTCCAGCAGCTGTCCATCGCTTCCATGAACGACATTGAGGAGATTCGCGAGGAACTTGTACAGCAGGGTTATCTTCGTGACCGCAACAAAAAAGGCAAGAAGAAAAAGAAAAACGACCGCCCAACGGTGCATCAGTTTACTTCTTCGGAAGGTATTGAACTTCTCGTAGGCAAAAACAACCTGCAAAATGAGTACGTAACCAATCGTCTGGCTTCGTCCAATGACACCTGGCTGCATACCAAAGACATCCCGGGTTCACATGTCGTCATTCGCAGCACTGACTTTGGCGAAGCCACCCTGGAAGAAGCTGCACAACTCGCAGCTTACTTCAGTCAGGCCAAAGAATCCAGCAGCGTACCCGTGGATTACACCCTTATTCGTCACGTTCGCAAACCAAGTGGTGCCAAACCAGGTTTTGTCATTTACGACAATCAGAAGACCGTGTTTGTTACACCAAATGAAGAGTTGATTAAGAGCTTGCCATCCACGATCAAAAACGGATAG
- a CDS encoding calcium-translocating P-type ATPase, SERCA-type, with protein MEHTKWHQLSVEELRNTLGVSPEEGLTEEAAMEKRKAVGSNELSEGKRISPITLLLNQFKDFMVLVLMGATLVSGLLGEYLDAVTIVAIIVLNAILGFVQEFRAERSLRALKQLSAPLAKVLRSGQEVQLAAKQLVPGDIVFVESGDRIPADVRWLETNSLDVEESALTGESVPVSKHCNPIAAEDVPLGDQKNIGFMGTMVTRGTAKGVVIRTGMDTEMGKIADLIQNTEEQETPLQHRLEQLGKILIFVALGLTVMVVVAGILHGQPAVGMFLAGVSLAVAAIPEGLPAIVTIALALGVQRMIKRKAIVRKLPSVETLGCASVICSDKTGTLTQNKMTVTDVWLEGRSIKVTGDGYAPEGQMLENGRNVELKSDQTLRRLLQISALCNNASIIESVADEMRNKKKGKETKKDSKKDTKKDHAKETVKEDSVVWELKGDPTEGALVTLASKMGLTPAGLKELYARQQEFPFDSDRKRMSVLVQHQGGRMIYTKGAPDVLIGQCSYILWEGNVVPFTGTLRQKVMAANESMAGSALRVLGMAYRDVRPDEKVDNEHAAESQLVFVGLTGMIDPPRREVRDAIATCRRAGIRTVMITGDHGTTAEAIAQQLGILQRGGASLSGQQLAGMTDDQLDKQVEGIYVFSRVSPEHKLRIVKSLQRKGHVVAMTGDGVNDAPAIKAADIGIAMGITGTDVTKEASALILSDDNFSTIVAAIEEGRNIYENIRKFIRYLLASNVGEILTMFFAMMMGLPLPLVPIQILWVNLVTDGLPAMALGVDQPEKDLMEHKPRGAKENIFARRLGWKIVSRGVLIGLCTLGAFWLTLQAAPDQPGQLIKAQSVAFATLVLAQLIHVFDCRSSRSIFHRNPLQNKYLVLAVISSIVLMLAVMYVEPLQPIFKTVPLGMREWAISIVAAGIPTFLMGAGSVWGGRRNRRRMGPGRFVPKSTKFSA; from the coding sequence ATGGAACATACCAAGTGGCACCAACTAAGCGTTGAGGAGCTTCGTAATACCCTTGGCGTAAGTCCAGAGGAAGGGTTAACCGAAGAAGCTGCAATGGAGAAGAGGAAAGCTGTCGGTTCGAATGAACTGAGCGAAGGCAAGCGAATATCTCCAATTACGTTATTGCTTAATCAATTTAAGGATTTTATGGTTCTGGTATTGATGGGAGCCACGCTGGTATCCGGATTGCTTGGAGAGTACCTGGATGCTGTAACGATTGTTGCCATCATCGTACTTAATGCCATCCTTGGTTTTGTACAGGAATTCCGGGCCGAGCGCTCACTTCGTGCATTGAAGCAGTTGTCGGCACCGCTTGCCAAGGTGCTAAGGTCTGGTCAGGAAGTACAATTGGCAGCCAAGCAGTTGGTTCCAGGGGATATTGTCTTTGTGGAGAGCGGCGACCGTATACCTGCTGATGTACGCTGGCTGGAGACGAACAGCCTGGACGTTGAGGAATCCGCATTGACCGGTGAATCGGTTCCTGTAAGCAAACATTGCAATCCCATTGCTGCTGAAGACGTACCGCTCGGAGATCAGAAGAATATTGGATTCATGGGAACGATGGTCACTCGTGGTACCGCCAAAGGCGTGGTGATCCGTACGGGGATGGATACCGAGATGGGCAAAATCGCTGATTTGATCCAAAATACGGAGGAACAGGAAACACCACTCCAACACAGGCTGGAACAGCTGGGTAAAATTCTGATTTTTGTCGCGCTCGGGTTAACCGTCATGGTCGTTGTTGCAGGTATTCTGCATGGACAACCCGCGGTAGGCATGTTTCTGGCAGGGGTCAGCCTGGCGGTGGCCGCCATACCGGAGGGTCTGCCGGCTATTGTAACCATTGCGCTGGCCCTTGGTGTACAGCGGATGATTAAGCGAAAAGCCATCGTACGCAAGCTTCCATCCGTCGAAACGCTTGGTTGTGCCTCGGTTATCTGCTCGGACAAAACAGGTACGCTGACCCAGAACAAGATGACAGTTACGGATGTCTGGCTGGAGGGACGCAGCATTAAGGTAACCGGAGACGGATATGCACCAGAAGGACAGATGCTGGAGAACGGTCGTAACGTGGAACTGAAGAGTGATCAGACCTTGCGGAGGCTGCTCCAGATTAGCGCACTATGCAACAATGCGAGTATTATCGAGAGTGTTGCGGATGAGATGCGGAATAAAAAGAAAGGCAAAGAGACGAAAAAGGATAGCAAGAAAGATACAAAGAAAGACCATGCTAAGGAAACGGTCAAGGAAGACAGCGTGGTATGGGAACTGAAAGGTGACCCTACGGAAGGAGCACTTGTAACGCTGGCTTCCAAGATGGGCCTCACCCCTGCAGGATTGAAAGAATTATATGCACGTCAGCAGGAATTCCCGTTCGATTCGGATCGGAAACGGATGTCTGTCCTGGTTCAACATCAGGGTGGTCGCATGATCTATACCAAAGGTGCACCTGATGTGCTGATTGGACAATGCAGCTACATTTTGTGGGAAGGCAATGTTGTGCCTTTCACGGGCACACTGCGGCAGAAGGTTATGGCGGCTAACGAGAGTATGGCCGGGTCTGCGCTGCGGGTTCTTGGAATGGCTTATCGCGATGTGAGACCGGATGAAAAAGTGGATAATGAACATGCTGCGGAGAGCCAGCTCGTCTTTGTAGGGCTGACAGGCATGATTGATCCACCACGACGTGAAGTACGGGATGCAATTGCGACATGCCGTAGAGCAGGCATACGTACCGTTATGATTACGGGTGACCATGGCACCACAGCAGAGGCCATTGCCCAGCAGTTGGGCATTCTTCAACGGGGCGGGGCTTCACTTAGCGGACAGCAATTGGCAGGCATGACGGACGATCAACTGGATAAACAGGTGGAGGGCATTTACGTGTTTTCACGGGTATCGCCTGAGCACAAACTGCGTATTGTAAAATCATTGCAGCGCAAAGGGCATGTCGTAGCGATGACCGGAGATGGTGTGAACGATGCGCCAGCCATCAAAGCGGCAGACATCGGTATTGCGATGGGAATCACAGGCACGGACGTGACGAAGGAAGCATCAGCGTTAATCCTGAGTGACGATAACTTTTCTACTATTGTAGCTGCGATTGAAGAGGGCCGTAATATTTATGAGAACATCCGAAAATTTATCCGTTATTTGCTTGCATCGAATGTAGGCGAGATTTTAACCATGTTTTTTGCGATGATGATGGGCTTGCCTTTGCCGCTCGTGCCAATCCAGATTCTCTGGGTCAACCTGGTGACCGATGGATTGCCGGCCATGGCACTGGGTGTGGATCAGCCGGAAAAAGATTTGATGGAACACAAGCCGCGCGGCGCCAAGGAAAACATTTTTGCCAGACGACTGGGCTGGAAAATCGTCAGTCGGGGTGTATTGATTGGACTTTGTACACTTGGAGCGTTCTGGCTCACTCTTCAGGCTGCGCCGGATCAACCGGGTCAGCTCATTAAAGCTCAATCCGTAGCCTTTGCTACGCTCGTTCTGGCACAGCTCATTCATGTATTCGACTGCCGTAGTTCCCGCTCTATTTTTCACCGGAATCCACTGCAAAACAAGTATCTGGTTCTTGCAGTCATTTCATCCATCGTACTGATGTTGGCGGTCATGTATGTGGAGCCGTTACAGCCTATCTTCAAAACCGTACCGCTGGGCATGCGTGAATGGGCCATTTCCATCGTTGCCGCAGGCATTCCAACCTTCCTCATGGGAGCAGGCAGTGTGTGGGGAGGTCGTCGTAACCGTCGCCGGATGGGCCCTGGTCGCTTCGTACCGAAAAGTACAAAGTTTTCGGCATAA